The following nucleotide sequence is from Streptomyces sp. NBC_00239.
GCCGCCCGCTCCGCCACCGCCCGTTCCACCGCCGCCGCCCGGTCTGCCGCCGCCCGCACCACCACCGCCGGCCCCGGCGCTCGCGCCACCGCGCCCCGCGGTCCGGCCCCGGCGCCGCCCGCCGAGCCGCGCCAGCGGCCCGTACGCCGCTCCCGCGAGCACCAGCGCCGCGCCGCCCGCGGCGGCGTACAGCTGGAGCCGCAGCGGTCCGGGGGCGGAGATTCCGCCGGGCAGTGCGGCGAACGCCTCGGGCCGTTCCAGCATCGCGGGGTCGGACCAGGCGACGGCGTCGACGCGGGCGGTGACCGCGGACCGCGGCACCGTGCCCTGCCCGGCCTCCGCGATGTGCGAGCGGGAGTCGAGGGAGGCGCCGCGCTGGTCGCCCAGCAGGAAGAGGTTGCCCTCGGGCACGGTGACCTCGAAGGGCGTCTCGGAGGCCTGCCCCGCGAACAGCCCCAGGTACGGCTCGTCCATCGGGACGCCGTTGACGGTGAGCCGCCCGCCCTTGCCGCAGCAGCTGACGACGTCGCCGCCGATGCCGACGACCCGCTTGACCATGGGGGCGTTGCTCCACACCGCGTCGGTGAAGATCACGACGTCGCCGCGGCGCACCTCGGACCCGTCGATGCGCTGCGCCAGCACCCGGTCGCCCGGCTTCACGGTCGGCACCATCGAGTCCGTGGGCACCGTGTACGGCTGGTACACGACGGCCCCCCAGACGAAGCCGCCGAGGAACAGCAGAAAGCCGACGGCCACGGCCACTCCCGACAGCACGCTGCCGAGACGGCCGTGGCCGTTGGCACCACGTCCTGTTCCGCCCGATCCGCCCATCCCAGCACCCCCGAAGTTCCAGAGTCGTGACCTGGGACGGCACCCTACCCGGCGGTAGGCCCGGGGTCAGCCCCGGTCGCGGGTGAGCTTGCGCCGGCGCCACAGCACCAGCGGCACCGCGCCCGCCAGACCCAGGCCCACCGGGGCCGCGCCCAGGGCCGCCGCCGCGGTGGTGTTGATGCCGGGCTGGTCGAAGGTGTCCGGGATCGGCAGGGCCGCCCAGCGGGTGACCGGCCACGCGACGACCACGGCACGCCCGACGACCTTGTCGACCGGCACGAAGCCCTTGGTCGCGTCGTCCATGTGCCAGCGGGAGTCGTACGAGTTCTGGCGGTGGTCGCCCATCACCCAGATCTTGTCCTCGGGCACCTTGAACGGGCCGAACGGCTTGTCGTCGCACGCGGTGTTGCCGGGGAAGATGTACGGCTCGACGAGCGCCTTGCCGTTGACCTTGACCGGGCCGCCCTTGCGGCACTCGACGGTGTCCCCGCCGACCGCGATGACCCGCTTGATCAGGTCCTTCTCCTCCGCGGACGGCATGAGTCCGATGAAGCTCAGGAACTTCTGCACCGCGTTGGGGTCGGGGGTGGGCTCGCCTTCGAGCCAGTTGTTCGGGTCGTGGAAGACCACGACCTCGCCGCGCTCCGGCTCGGAGCCGAACCACGGCGTCAGCTTGTCCACGAGCACCCGGTCGCCCCGCTGCAGGGTGTTCTGCATCGAGTCAGACGGGATCGAGAACGCCTGCACCAGGAAGGTCTTGATCAGCAGGGCCAGGACCAGTGCGATGAGGATGAGGAGCGGCAGCTCCTTCCAGAAGGACCGCTGCTTGCGCCCGGTGCCCTCATGCCCGTCGTGCTCCTCGCCGTCTCCGGACCCGGACGCGCCGTCACCGGGCTCGCCGGAATCGCCGGTCGGGGCGGTCTCGCTGTCCACAGCAACCTCCGGCCGCTCATCGGGTTCCTCGCGTCCGGACCGTGCGCCGACCGCCACATCCCCCACGTCCACTCCTCACTCCGCATGCCGTCCGCGTCCGGAAGGACACGGAACCTCCACTCCCCTTAACGAGCGGGAGTTCCGCAGGGGTCGGGAGCCGGACCGTTCGATAGAGATCACAAGTCCAAGAGGACAGACTATGCGACGGGCCCGACGCGGCGGCGCCCCCGGCGCGCTGGTTGCGCCACGGGTCGGAAGGTCGCGGGCTCCTCCAGCTTGCGCCAGTGGGAGAACGGCCAGGCGATGACCACGGCCCGCCCGAGCACCCCTTGTTCGGAGATCGTTCCCTGGTATTTCTCGCCCAGATGGAAGCGGGAATCGGCCGAGTTGGCCCGGTGGTCGCCCATGACGAACAGCCGCCCCGCGGGCACCTTCACCGTGAAGCGGATCTCCGAAGGCGCGTTCCCCGGGTTCACGTACGGCTCGTCGAGAGGCGTGCCGTTGACGGTGACCCGGCCGCTCCCGTCGCAGCAGGCCACGGTGTCGCCGCCGACCGCGACCACCCGCTTGATCAGGTCCTGCTCGTCGGCCGACGGCAGCAGTCCGATGAAGGTCAGGAGTTGCTTGGCCTGCCGGATGCCGGCCGGATCGGGTTCGACCCGGCGGGTCTCGCCCTTCAGCCAGCCGCCGGGGTCCTTGAAGACGACGACGTCCCCGCGCCCGGGCTTGCCGCCGAACCACGGGGTCAGCTTGTCGACGAGCACCCGGTCGCCGATCCGGATCGTCTGCTCCATGGAGCCGGACGGGATCACGAAAGCCTGCACG
It contains:
- the lepB gene encoding signal peptidase I — translated: MGGSGGTGRGANGHGRLGSVLSGVAVAVGFLLFLGGFVWGAVVYQPYTVPTDSMVPTVKPGDRVLAQRIDGSEVRRGDVVIFTDAVWSNAPMVKRVVGIGGDVVSCCGKGGRLTVNGVPMDEPYLGLFAGQASETPFEVTVPEGNLFLLGDQRGASLDSRSHIAEAGQGTVPRSAVTARVDAVAWSDPAMLERPEAFAALPGGISAPGPLRLQLYAAAGGAALVLAGAAYGPLARLGGRRRGRTAGRGGASAGAGGGGAGGGRPGGGGGTGGGGAGGGSGREPSRVG
- the lepB gene encoding signal peptidase I, whose amino-acid sequence is MAVGARSGREEPDERPEVAVDSETAPTGDSGEPGDGASGSGDGEEHDGHEGTGRKQRSFWKELPLLILIALVLALLIKTFLVQAFSIPSDSMQNTLQRGDRVLVDKLTPWFGSEPERGEVVVFHDPNNWLEGEPTPDPNAVQKFLSFIGLMPSAEEKDLIKRVIAVGGDTVECRKGGPVKVNGKALVEPYIFPGNTACDDKPFGPFKVPEDKIWVMGDHRQNSYDSRWHMDDATKGFVPVDKVVGRAVVVAWPVTRWAALPIPDTFDQPGINTTAAAALGAAPVGLGLAGAVPLVLWRRRKLTRDRG